In Rariglobus hedericola, the following proteins share a genomic window:
- a CDS encoding RNA polymerase sigma factor: MNTQATARPVRTYTPAKPESAAESAYDTILVTRFNAGDEAAFVEIMQRYHSRLFSLAHNLLRNAADAEEIVQDAFIRAHRGLANFRGDSSLATWLYRIALNLSRNRYWYFFRRRRQDSLSLERPLSDESDATFSDLIASEEADPAHETTTNEFVSLISLCMDKLDASHREILTMRNVLDLPYEDISKALRINVGTVKSRIARARENLRKLLADCAPEFGPESAPGDFFESGRVSHGHHTVAYA; the protein is encoded by the coding sequence CCGGCCAAACCTGAATCCGCCGCCGAGTCCGCTTACGACACCATCCTCGTGACCCGCTTCAACGCCGGCGACGAAGCCGCCTTCGTTGAAATCATGCAGCGTTACCACAGCCGCCTTTTCAGTCTCGCCCACAACCTTCTCCGCAACGCCGCCGATGCCGAGGAGATCGTTCAGGACGCCTTCATCCGCGCCCACCGCGGCCTGGCCAACTTCCGCGGCGATTCCTCGCTCGCCACCTGGCTTTACCGCATCGCGCTCAATCTTTCCCGCAACCGTTACTGGTATTTCTTCCGTCGTCGTCGTCAGGACTCGCTCTCCCTCGAGCGTCCGTTGTCCGACGAATCCGATGCGACGTTCTCCGACTTGATCGCTTCCGAGGAAGCCGATCCGGCCCACGAGACAACCACCAACGAGTTCGTTTCCCTGATCTCTTTGTGCATGGACAAACTCGACGCCTCGCACCGTGAAATCCTCACCATGCGCAACGTGCTCGATCTTCCCTACGAAGACATCTCGAAGGCCCTTCGCATCAACGTCGGCACGGTTAAGAGCCGTATCGCCCGTGCTCGCGAAAACCTCCGCAAGCTCCTCGCCGATTGCGCTCCCGAGTTCGGCCCCGAGTCCGCTCCCGGCGACTTCTTCGAGAGCGGCCGCGTCAGCCACGGTCACCATACCGTCGCTTACGCTTAA